Proteins encoded in a region of the Leopardus geoffroyi isolate Oge1 chromosome E2, O.geoffroyi_Oge1_pat1.0, whole genome shotgun sequence genome:
- the PRMT1 gene encoding protein arginine N-methyltransferase 1 isoform X1, which produces MGRAPKPTSPGEGRESLCYEKDVVEYKLPPIGDLSLPGAYAKNFVATLANGMSLQPPLEEVSCGQAESSEKPNAEDMTSKDYYFDSYAHFGIHEEMLKDEVRTLTYRNSMFHNRHLFKDKVVLDVGSGTGILCMFAAKAGARKVIGIECSSISDYAVKIVKANKLDHVVTIIKGKVEEVELPVEKVDIIISEWMGYCLFYESMLNTVLYARDKWLAPDGLIFPDRATLYVTAIEDRQYKDYKIHWWENVYGFDMSCIKDVAIKEPLVDVVDPKQLVTNACLIKEVDIYTVKVEDLTFTSPFCLQVKRNDYVHALVAYFNIEFTRCHKRTGFSTSPESPYTHWKQTVFYMEDYLTVKTGEEIFGTIGMRPNAKNNRDLDFTIDLDFKGQLCELSCSTDYRMR; this is translated from the exons ATGGGGCGTGCCCCAAAGCCCACCTCCCCGGGCGAGGGGAGGGAGAGTCTCTGCTATGAAAAGGATGTGGTGGAATATAAATTACCTCCTATTGGAGATCTTTCTCTCCCCGGCGCATACGCGAAG AATTTTGTAGCCACCTTGGCTAATGGGATGAGCCTCCAGCCGCCTCTTGAAGAA GTCTCCTGTGGCCAAGCAGAAAGCAGCGAGAAGCCCAACGCTGAGGACATGACGTCCAAAGATTACTACTTTGATTCCTATGCTCACTTCGGCATTCACGAG GAGATGCTGAAAGATGAGGTGCGCACCCTCACGTACCGAAACTCCATGTTTCACAACCGGCACCTCTTCAAGGACAAGGTGGTGCTGGACGTGGGATCGGGCACAGGGATCCTCTGTATGTTCGCTGCCAAGGCCGGAGCCCGCAAGGTCATCGGG ATCGAGTGTTCCAGTATCTCTGATTATGCGGTGAAGATCGTCAAAGCCAACAAGTTAGACCATG TGGTGACCATCATCAAGGGgaaggtggaggaggtggagctTCCGGTGGAGAAGGTGGACATCATTATCAGCGAGTGGATGGGCTACTGCCTTTTCTACGAGTCAATGCTCAACACCGTTCTCTATGCCCGAGACAAGTGGCTG GCACCCGATGGCCTCATCTTCCCAGACCGGGCCACGCTGTATGTGACGGCCATCGAAGACCGGCAGTACAAAGACTACAAGATCCACT GGTGGGAGAACGTATATGGCTTTGACATGTCTTGCATCAAAGACGTGGCCATCAAGGAGCCCCTGGTGGACGTGGTGGACCCTAAGCAGTTGGTCACCAACGCCTGCCTCATAAAG GAGGTGGACATCTACACTGTCAAGGTGGAAGACCTGACCTTCACCTCCCCCTTCTGCCTGCAAGTGAAGCGGAATGACTACGTGCACGCGCTGGTGGCCTACTTCAACATCGAGTTCACTCGCTGCCACAAGAGGACAGGCTTCTCCACCA GCCCCGAGTCCCCGTACACGCACTGGAAGCAGACCGTGTTCTACATGGAGGACTACCTGACCGTGAAGACGGGCGAGGAGATCTTTGGCACCATTGGCATGCGGCCCAATGCCAAGAATAAT cGCGACCTGGACTTCACCATCGACCTGGACTTCAAGGGCCAGCTGTGCGAGCTGTCCTGCTCCACTGACTACCGGATGCGCTGA
- the PRMT1 gene encoding protein arginine N-methyltransferase 1 isoform X2 — protein sequence MAAAEAANCIMENFVATLANGMSLQPPLEEVSCGQAESSEKPNAEDMTSKDYYFDSYAHFGIHEEMLKDEVRTLTYRNSMFHNRHLFKDKVVLDVGSGTGILCMFAAKAGARKVIGIECSSISDYAVKIVKANKLDHVVTIIKGKVEEVELPVEKVDIIISEWMGYCLFYESMLNTVLYARDKWLAPDGLIFPDRATLYVTAIEDRQYKDYKIHWWENVYGFDMSCIKDVAIKEPLVDVVDPKQLVTNACLIKEVDIYTVKVEDLTFTSPFCLQVKRNDYVHALVAYFNIEFTRCHKRTGFSTSPESPYTHWKQTVFYMEDYLTVKTGEEIFGTIGMRPNAKNNRDLDFTIDLDFKGQLCELSCSTDYRMR from the exons ATGGCGGCAGCCGAGGCCGCGAACTGCATCATGGAG AATTTTGTAGCCACCTTGGCTAATGGGATGAGCCTCCAGCCGCCTCTTGAAGAA GTCTCCTGTGGCCAAGCAGAAAGCAGCGAGAAGCCCAACGCTGAGGACATGACGTCCAAAGATTACTACTTTGATTCCTATGCTCACTTCGGCATTCACGAG GAGATGCTGAAAGATGAGGTGCGCACCCTCACGTACCGAAACTCCATGTTTCACAACCGGCACCTCTTCAAGGACAAGGTGGTGCTGGACGTGGGATCGGGCACAGGGATCCTCTGTATGTTCGCTGCCAAGGCCGGAGCCCGCAAGGTCATCGGG ATCGAGTGTTCCAGTATCTCTGATTATGCGGTGAAGATCGTCAAAGCCAACAAGTTAGACCATG TGGTGACCATCATCAAGGGgaaggtggaggaggtggagctTCCGGTGGAGAAGGTGGACATCATTATCAGCGAGTGGATGGGCTACTGCCTTTTCTACGAGTCAATGCTCAACACCGTTCTCTATGCCCGAGACAAGTGGCTG GCACCCGATGGCCTCATCTTCCCAGACCGGGCCACGCTGTATGTGACGGCCATCGAAGACCGGCAGTACAAAGACTACAAGATCCACT GGTGGGAGAACGTATATGGCTTTGACATGTCTTGCATCAAAGACGTGGCCATCAAGGAGCCCCTGGTGGACGTGGTGGACCCTAAGCAGTTGGTCACCAACGCCTGCCTCATAAAG GAGGTGGACATCTACACTGTCAAGGTGGAAGACCTGACCTTCACCTCCCCCTTCTGCCTGCAAGTGAAGCGGAATGACTACGTGCACGCGCTGGTGGCCTACTTCAACATCGAGTTCACTCGCTGCCACAAGAGGACAGGCTTCTCCACCA GCCCCGAGTCCCCGTACACGCACTGGAAGCAGACCGTGTTCTACATGGAGGACTACCTGACCGTGAAGACGGGCGAGGAGATCTTTGGCACCATTGGCATGCGGCCCAATGCCAAGAATAAT cGCGACCTGGACTTCACCATCGACCTGGACTTCAAGGGCCAGCTGTGCGAGCTGTCCTGCTCCACTGACTACCGGATGCGCTGA
- the PRMT1 gene encoding protein arginine N-methyltransferase 1 isoform X5, whose protein sequence is MVSCGQAESSEKPNAEDMTSKDYYFDSYAHFGIHEEMLKDEVRTLTYRNSMFHNRHLFKDKVVLDVGSGTGILCMFAAKAGARKVIGIECSSISDYAVKIVKANKLDHVVTIIKGKVEEVELPVEKVDIIISEWMGYCLFYESMLNTVLYARDKWLAPDGLIFPDRATLYVTAIEDRQYKDYKIHWWENVYGFDMSCIKDVAIKEPLVDVVDPKQLVTNACLIKEVDIYTVKVEDLTFTSPFCLQVKRNDYVHALVAYFNIEFTRCHKRTGFSTSPESPYTHWKQTVFYMEDYLTVKTGEEIFGTIGMRPNAKNNRDLDFTIDLDFKGQLCELSCSTDYRMR, encoded by the exons ATG GTCTCCTGTGGCCAAGCAGAAAGCAGCGAGAAGCCCAACGCTGAGGACATGACGTCCAAAGATTACTACTTTGATTCCTATGCTCACTTCGGCATTCACGAG GAGATGCTGAAAGATGAGGTGCGCACCCTCACGTACCGAAACTCCATGTTTCACAACCGGCACCTCTTCAAGGACAAGGTGGTGCTGGACGTGGGATCGGGCACAGGGATCCTCTGTATGTTCGCTGCCAAGGCCGGAGCCCGCAAGGTCATCGGG ATCGAGTGTTCCAGTATCTCTGATTATGCGGTGAAGATCGTCAAAGCCAACAAGTTAGACCATG TGGTGACCATCATCAAGGGgaaggtggaggaggtggagctTCCGGTGGAGAAGGTGGACATCATTATCAGCGAGTGGATGGGCTACTGCCTTTTCTACGAGTCAATGCTCAACACCGTTCTCTATGCCCGAGACAAGTGGCTG GCACCCGATGGCCTCATCTTCCCAGACCGGGCCACGCTGTATGTGACGGCCATCGAAGACCGGCAGTACAAAGACTACAAGATCCACT GGTGGGAGAACGTATATGGCTTTGACATGTCTTGCATCAAAGACGTGGCCATCAAGGAGCCCCTGGTGGACGTGGTGGACCCTAAGCAGTTGGTCACCAACGCCTGCCTCATAAAG GAGGTGGACATCTACACTGTCAAGGTGGAAGACCTGACCTTCACCTCCCCCTTCTGCCTGCAAGTGAAGCGGAATGACTACGTGCACGCGCTGGTGGCCTACTTCAACATCGAGTTCACTCGCTGCCACAAGAGGACAGGCTTCTCCACCA GCCCCGAGTCCCCGTACACGCACTGGAAGCAGACCGTGTTCTACATGGAGGACTACCTGACCGTGAAGACGGGCGAGGAGATCTTTGGCACCATTGGCATGCGGCCCAATGCCAAGAATAAT cGCGACCTGGACTTCACCATCGACCTGGACTTCAAGGGCCAGCTGTGCGAGCTGTCCTGCTCCACTGACTACCGGATGCGCTGA
- the PRMT1 gene encoding protein arginine N-methyltransferase 1 isoform X4: protein MVGVAEVSCGQAESSEKPNAEDMTSKDYYFDSYAHFGIHEEMLKDEVRTLTYRNSMFHNRHLFKDKVVLDVGSGTGILCMFAAKAGARKVIGIECSSISDYAVKIVKANKLDHVVTIIKGKVEEVELPVEKVDIIISEWMGYCLFYESMLNTVLYARDKWLAPDGLIFPDRATLYVTAIEDRQYKDYKIHWWENVYGFDMSCIKDVAIKEPLVDVVDPKQLVTNACLIKEVDIYTVKVEDLTFTSPFCLQVKRNDYVHALVAYFNIEFTRCHKRTGFSTSPESPYTHWKQTVFYMEDYLTVKTGEEIFGTIGMRPNAKNNRDLDFTIDLDFKGQLCELSCSTDYRMR from the exons ATGGTAGGCGTGGCTGAG GTCTCCTGTGGCCAAGCAGAAAGCAGCGAGAAGCCCAACGCTGAGGACATGACGTCCAAAGATTACTACTTTGATTCCTATGCTCACTTCGGCATTCACGAG GAGATGCTGAAAGATGAGGTGCGCACCCTCACGTACCGAAACTCCATGTTTCACAACCGGCACCTCTTCAAGGACAAGGTGGTGCTGGACGTGGGATCGGGCACAGGGATCCTCTGTATGTTCGCTGCCAAGGCCGGAGCCCGCAAGGTCATCGGG ATCGAGTGTTCCAGTATCTCTGATTATGCGGTGAAGATCGTCAAAGCCAACAAGTTAGACCATG TGGTGACCATCATCAAGGGgaaggtggaggaggtggagctTCCGGTGGAGAAGGTGGACATCATTATCAGCGAGTGGATGGGCTACTGCCTTTTCTACGAGTCAATGCTCAACACCGTTCTCTATGCCCGAGACAAGTGGCTG GCACCCGATGGCCTCATCTTCCCAGACCGGGCCACGCTGTATGTGACGGCCATCGAAGACCGGCAGTACAAAGACTACAAGATCCACT GGTGGGAGAACGTATATGGCTTTGACATGTCTTGCATCAAAGACGTGGCCATCAAGGAGCCCCTGGTGGACGTGGTGGACCCTAAGCAGTTGGTCACCAACGCCTGCCTCATAAAG GAGGTGGACATCTACACTGTCAAGGTGGAAGACCTGACCTTCACCTCCCCCTTCTGCCTGCAAGTGAAGCGGAATGACTACGTGCACGCGCTGGTGGCCTACTTCAACATCGAGTTCACTCGCTGCCACAAGAGGACAGGCTTCTCCACCA GCCCCGAGTCCCCGTACACGCACTGGAAGCAGACCGTGTTCTACATGGAGGACTACCTGACCGTGAAGACGGGCGAGGAGATCTTTGGCACCATTGGCATGCGGCCCAATGCCAAGAATAAT cGCGACCTGGACTTCACCATCGACCTGGACTTCAAGGGCCAGCTGTGCGAGCTGTCCTGCTCCACTGACTACCGGATGCGCTGA
- the ADM5 gene encoding putative adrenomedullin-5-like protein, with translation MTSHVLLLLLASSILGDPDSKGRRPLHQVAQNRRRLCSLGTCQTHRLPEIIYWLSSASTKELSGKAGREPQDPHSYGRRRKRDARVLLRLYDPGPKKRGQRSARLAG, from the exons ATGACTTCCCACGTCCTCCTGTTGCTTCTCGCCTCCTCCATCCTGGGGGACCCGGACTCCAAGGGCAG ACGGCCCCTGCATCAGGTCGCCCAGAACCGCAGGCGCCTCTGTTCCCTGGGCACATGCCAGACGCACCGCCTGCCAGAGATTATATACTGGCTCAGCTCTGCCTCCACCAAAGAGCTCTCAGGGAAGGCCGGCCGCGAGCCCCAGGACCCCCACAGCTACGGGCGCCGCCGTAAGCGCGACGCCAGAGTCCTGCTCCGTCTCTATGACCCTGGCCCGAAGAAAAGAGGCCAGCGCAGTGCCCGGCTGGCTGGGTGA
- the PRMT1 gene encoding protein arginine N-methyltransferase 1 isoform X3 — protein MAAAEAANCIMEVSCGQAESSEKPNAEDMTSKDYYFDSYAHFGIHEEMLKDEVRTLTYRNSMFHNRHLFKDKVVLDVGSGTGILCMFAAKAGARKVIGIECSSISDYAVKIVKANKLDHVVTIIKGKVEEVELPVEKVDIIISEWMGYCLFYESMLNTVLYARDKWLAPDGLIFPDRATLYVTAIEDRQYKDYKIHWWENVYGFDMSCIKDVAIKEPLVDVVDPKQLVTNACLIKEVDIYTVKVEDLTFTSPFCLQVKRNDYVHALVAYFNIEFTRCHKRTGFSTSPESPYTHWKQTVFYMEDYLTVKTGEEIFGTIGMRPNAKNNRDLDFTIDLDFKGQLCELSCSTDYRMR, from the exons ATGGCGGCAGCCGAGGCCGCGAACTGCATCATGGAG GTCTCCTGTGGCCAAGCAGAAAGCAGCGAGAAGCCCAACGCTGAGGACATGACGTCCAAAGATTACTACTTTGATTCCTATGCTCACTTCGGCATTCACGAG GAGATGCTGAAAGATGAGGTGCGCACCCTCACGTACCGAAACTCCATGTTTCACAACCGGCACCTCTTCAAGGACAAGGTGGTGCTGGACGTGGGATCGGGCACAGGGATCCTCTGTATGTTCGCTGCCAAGGCCGGAGCCCGCAAGGTCATCGGG ATCGAGTGTTCCAGTATCTCTGATTATGCGGTGAAGATCGTCAAAGCCAACAAGTTAGACCATG TGGTGACCATCATCAAGGGgaaggtggaggaggtggagctTCCGGTGGAGAAGGTGGACATCATTATCAGCGAGTGGATGGGCTACTGCCTTTTCTACGAGTCAATGCTCAACACCGTTCTCTATGCCCGAGACAAGTGGCTG GCACCCGATGGCCTCATCTTCCCAGACCGGGCCACGCTGTATGTGACGGCCATCGAAGACCGGCAGTACAAAGACTACAAGATCCACT GGTGGGAGAACGTATATGGCTTTGACATGTCTTGCATCAAAGACGTGGCCATCAAGGAGCCCCTGGTGGACGTGGTGGACCCTAAGCAGTTGGTCACCAACGCCTGCCTCATAAAG GAGGTGGACATCTACACTGTCAAGGTGGAAGACCTGACCTTCACCTCCCCCTTCTGCCTGCAAGTGAAGCGGAATGACTACGTGCACGCGCTGGTGGCCTACTTCAACATCGAGTTCACTCGCTGCCACAAGAGGACAGGCTTCTCCACCA GCCCCGAGTCCCCGTACACGCACTGGAAGCAGACCGTGTTCTACATGGAGGACTACCTGACCGTGAAGACGGGCGAGGAGATCTTTGGCACCATTGGCATGCGGCCCAATGCCAAGAATAAT cGCGACCTGGACTTCACCATCGACCTGGACTTCAAGGGCCAGCTGTGCGAGCTGTCCTGCTCCACTGACTACCGGATGCGCTGA